The window AAATGAAGAGGTTTCAATTAGTGTTTTATGCTATTCTGACAAGCCTTCTGATTTAAATGATTACATTACTAATCAAAATAAAATCATATTGATTGCTGGGCAGGAAGAAAATGAAGAGCAACTGAAAAAACTTGGTTTATATGGATGTATCAACAGAAATGTAGATACTAAAAGATTTTTAGATAATTTATTAAAAGACTTAGGAATAGCACTTATATGAGACCTGATTTTTCAAAAATTCAATCAAAAAACATAACTGCTGAACATAAGAAAGCAGAAGGCAGAACTGAATGGAAAACAGCTGAGAACATTGTTATTCCACCAGTTACTGATAAAAGTAACATACAAGAAGCTGAACATTTAGGTTTTATCGCTGGTAAAGCACCTTATTTAAGAGGACCTTACAGTACTATGTATGTAAAGAGACCTTGGACTATTCGACAATATGCAGGTTTTTCTACTGCAGAAGAATCGAATGCTTTCTACAGAAGAAACTTAGCAGCGGGCCAAAAAGGACTTTCAGTTGCTTTTGATTTAGCTACTCACAGAGGTTATGATTCCGACCACCCAAGAGTTGAAGGAGATGTGGGAAAAGCGGGAGTAGCAATTGATAGCATTTTAGATATGAAAGTACTCTTTGATCAAATTCCTCTTGATAAAATGTCGGTTTCAATGACCATGAATGGAGCTGTAATTCCAGTTATGGCCTTTTATATAGTGGCAGCCGAAGAACAAGGAGTGAAACCAGAACAATTATCTGGTACTATTCAAAATGATATTCTAAAGGAGTTTATGGTGAGAAACACTTATATCTATCCACCTAAACCTTCAATGCGCATCATTTCAGATATTTTTGAATATACCAGTAGAAATATGCCAAAATTTAATTCAATCAGTATTAGTGGGTACCATATGCATGAAGCAGGTGCTACGGCTGATTTAGAATTGGCTTATACCTTAGCGGATGGATTAGAATACATTAGAGCTGGTATTAAGTCTGGATTAAAGATTGATGAGTTTGCTCCTCGCCTATCTTTCTTCTGGGCAATAGGTATGAATCATTTTATGGAAATTGCCAAATTGAGAGCTGGAAGATTACTATGGGCTAAAATTGTAAAGCAATTCAATCCTCAAAACCCAAAATCTTTGGCATTAAGAACTCATAGCCAAACATCAGGCTATAGTTTAACTGAGCAGGATCCTTATAATAATGTAGCCAGAACTTACATTGAGGCAAAAGCAGCTGCATTAGGCCATACTCAATCCCTACATACAAATGCTCTGGATGAAGCTATTGCATTACCAACAGACTTTTCAGCTAGAATCGCTAGAAATACTCAGTTATTCTTGCAAAATGAAACGCAGATCACTAAAACTGTTGATCCATGGGGTGGCTCTTATTACGTAGAATACTTAACTGATCAATTGGTTCAAAAAGCATGGAAATTAATTGAGGAAGTTGAAGAAATGGGCGGCATGACCAAAGCTATAGAATCTGGCCTGCCCAAAATGAGAATTGAGGAAGCCTCTGCTAAAAAGCAAGCGGGAATTGACTCAGGGCGAGAAGTTATTGTAGGTATTAATCGTTATCAAACTGATGAAGAGAGTGATATAGAGTTAAGAGAAGTTGACAATACCGCTGTTTTAAAGTCTCAAATTAAAAGACTTGAAAAGTTAAAGGACGAACGAAATGAAGAGGATACTAAAGTCGCCTTAAATAATTTAGCTGAGTGTGCTAAATCTGGAAAAGGGAATTTATTAGAATTTGCAGTTGAAGCAGCTAGAAAGAGAGCAACTTTAGGTGAAATATCAGATGCTATGGAAGAATCATTTGGAAGACATAAAGCTACTATTCGATCAATTCAGGGTGTATATTCTGGTGAAGCGGGGAATAGTGATGAATTCAAACAAGCTCAAAAATTAGCGAATGAATTTGCTGAATTAGAAGGAAGAAGACCTAGAATTCTAATTGCTAAAATGGGTCAAGATGGCCATGACAGAGGAGCTAAAGTAATAGCCACTAGTTTTGCTGACTTAGGATTTGATGTTGATATAGGACCTTTATTCCAAACTCCTGAAGAGTCTGCTATGCAAGCTGCTGAGAATGATGTTCATATAGTTGGAGCTTCTAGTTTAGCTGCAGGGCATAAAATGTTAATCCCTAAATTGATTAATGAGCTTAAGAAAATCGGTAGAGAGGATATTATGGTTATTGCTGGTGGTGTTATTCCACCAAAGGATTATGATTTCCTTTACGAGGCTGGAGTTTCAGCAGTTTTCGGACCTGGAACTAATATCGCAAAGGCAGCAATTCAAATATTACAAAAGCTTATGGGAGTAGATGAAGTAGAAAATGATAATTAACATTTTACCTTCAATCAATTAAACATAAGTGAATATAATTCGAATAAATAATTAAACATTTAGGTATTTTATATCTTTAATTGAATACACATAAAACAAATGAATATGAAATTGTTAAAATTTATAATACCAGTCATAGCCGCTAGTTTCCTAATTGCATGTGGTGGCAATTCAAAAGAGAATAAAGCTGAGGAATCAACTAGTGAGGAAAAAGTAGAAGCAAAACCATCAACTGAGATGGATAGCTTATTATCAACTTTAAATCTTCCTGAAGGATTTGAGATATCGGTTTATGCAGAAGTGCCAAATGCTCGTTCAATGGCTTTATCTGAATCTGGAACTTTATATGTGGGGAACAGACAAGAAGATAAAGTTTATGCAGTAAAAGATACTGATGGAGACGGAACAGCAGATAAGAAATATATTTTAGCTGAAGGGTTAAATATGCCTAATGGTGTTGCATTAAAAGATGGTGATCTTTATGTAGCAGAGGTTAGCCGTATTTTGAAATTCGCTGATATAGAGAATTCTCTTGAAAGCCCATCTTATGAAGTTATTTATGATGAATATCCAACAGACAAACACCATGGTTGGAAATATATTGCGTTTGGACCAGATGGTAAATTATATGTACCAGTAGGAGCTCCTTGTAACATCTGTAATAATCCAGACAAACCTGTATATGCAAGTATTACGAGAATGGATCCTGATGGAACTAATATGGAAGTATATGCACATGGAGTTAGAAATACGGTAGGCTTTACATGGCATCCAGAAACTCAAGATTTATACTTTACGGATAATGGTAGAGATATGTTAGGGGATGATATTCCTCCCTGTGAGTTGAATGTAGTCACAGAAAAAGGACAGCATTTTGGGTACCCATTTTGTCACGGAGGAACAATTAAAGATCCTGAGTTTGGTGACATGAGATCTTGCGATGAATTTAAAAAGCCATACAGAAACTTAGGTCCTCATGTAGCCCCATTAGGATTAAAGTTTTATACAGCTAATCAGTTCCCAGAGAAATATCACAATCAAATTTTCATAGCAGAACACGGAAGCTGGAATAGATCAAAAAAGATCGGATATAGAATTCAAATGGTAAGCAATACTGATGAAGGTGAACCAACATATGAAACATTCATTAACGGCTGGTTAGATCATGAAAAACAAGAAGCTTGGGGTAGACCAGTTGATGTATTATTAAATGATGCAGGGGATATGTTAATCTCTGATGACCTTAAAGGAGTTATATATAAAGTAAGCTACAAAGGATAATTTCAAATAATCTATAGAGTTAAAAAGGCGAATCAATCGATTCGCCTTTTCTTTTTTTGCTAATTATTTATTAACTGGAGTTATCATGATATGAGCTCTATGTGTACCCGGATCCATGATCCAGGCACCACCTGGCACCATAGGCTTAGTTGGCAATCCTGTTGACTCTGCCGTAGCAAAAGGAATATATACTACATATCGTAAACTTGCATTTTCTACTTCTCCTGTTTCTTTATTATAACTGGCATTTACTCCAGATAAAACATGTAATGTACTCGGGTGGTCAGGCATTTTGAGTGTTCCTGCTTTTGCTTCCTTTTCTCTTATTTCAAATATCTCGCCCCTCTCCTTTCCTTCTGCACGTAATTCATCTCCTCTTTTCATAAAAGGTTGTAAATCCTTATGGTAGCAAGCAACACTAAAACCTTCTTTATTAGGATCATCAGCCACACAAATCTGCTCATTTGTACCTTCTCTTAAAAGTACTTTTTTACCATCAGCATCAAATCCATAAACTGTTGCTCTATCCTGCTTTTCAGGTGGCGCAGCCTGAACAGCTGCTGCTATCTGCCCTTCTTTATCAGGAATCTGAGCCTCACAAGAAATTAAGCTTATTAAAAAAATCGGGATTAAAAAAAGTTGTTTCATGAGTATGTTAATTGGTCTAACTTATTAGACAAGTTAAGCAATTAGTAGATATTATCTAAATCAAGCTAAAAACACAATAAAAATGAAGCTTTAAAAGTCATGATCTTGGCCTAGGATCAAGAAATAACTATTATTGTAATTCCAAAACACAAAAAGCATGAATATTAAAAATATCGCTCCTCATATTATTGCTGTAGTCGTATTTATCACAATCAATTTGATTATGTATTGGCCAATCTTTATGGAAAATAAAGGACTAAATCAAAATGATATCTTACAAGGCGCTGGTGCAAATCAAGAAATTGTTGAATACAGAGACAAAACTGGAGAAGAGGCTTTATGGACCAATGGCATGTTTAGTGGAATGCCTGCTTATCTTATAAATGTTCATTGGTCTGGTGAATTGACTTATTACATTCAAAAAGCTGTTAGCCTTTGGCTACCAAGTCCTGCAAGTCACACATTCGTGGCTATGCTAAGCTTTTATATTTTACTATTGGTATTTAGAGTCAACCCATATCTGGCTATTGGTGGAGGATTGGTATATGGGTTAAACACATTCTTTCTTATATCTGTTGAAGCTGGCCACATCTGGAAAGTAGCTGCTATAAGCTGGATGCCTGCTGTACTTGGAGGTATAATTCTAGCTTTTAGAAAAAACTACTTATCTGCTTTTGTACTTACTTCCGTGGCAATGGCATTGGAATTACGATCTAATCACCTACAAATCACCTATTATCTACTTTTGGTAGTTCTAATATTTGGTTTGTTTCAATTGATCAGTGCGATCAGAAATAAGACATTGGCTGATTTTGGAAAAGCCATTGGAGTATTAGTTGTGGCCGTATTACTTGCTGTTAGTACTAATATTGGTAAAATCTGGACCGCTTACGAGTATGGGCAGTTTTCTATTCGAGGACCAGCTGAGTTGACTTCTAATACCGAATCAAGCGGTGGTTTAGATAGAGATTATGCTTTTGCTTGGAGTAATGGCATTTGGGAACCTTTTACTTTTCTTATTCCGAATTTTTACGGTGGTGCCAGTCAGGAGGAAGTTTCAATGGATTCAGAACTTGCTAATGGATTAAGAGCTAGAGGAGCTGGAAGTGGACAGATAAAATCTTACCTCAAGAATATCCCCACTTATTGGGGCGATCAGCCTTTCACTAGTGGCCCCTACTATATGGGAGCCATAGTTGTTTTTCTGTTCATTTTAGGAATAATTGTTGGTAAGAGTTCTTATAAATGGTGGTTGATTACTGCCTCTGCTTTAGGGATCGTGCTTTCATGGGGATCCAATTTTGAAGCATTTAATTACTTCATGTTTGATTATTTCCCAGGCTACAATAAATTTAGATCCGTTTCCATGACGGTGGCCATACCTTTCTTATGCATGCCTTTATTAGGTTTCCTTGGTATTAAGGAGCTGATGGAAGAAAAGGAATTTGCTGCTCGTAAAAAATTAATTAGCAGTATAGCGATAGCAGCAGGACTTTGTGTATTCATGGTATTGATTTCTTTTATGATAGGTTTTAGAGGTGCCGTTGATGCCCAACTGGGCGGACAAGAATGGTTAGTAGAACTAATAAGAGAGCATAGAGCCAGTATGTTTCGCACTGATGCCTTCCGTTCTCTCTTTTTCATTATTGTTGCTGGTGCCATACTTTATTTTTGGAAAATGGGAAAAATTCAGCAGAAAGTAGCCATTCCAGTTTTCCTATTGGTTCTTTTGGTAGATCTTATTCCAGTAGATAAAAGATATTTGAACGATAAAAATTTTCAGCGCGATGTAAAAGGCAGTTTTTTCCAAAAGACAGAAGCTGACAAAAAGATACTACAAGATGATAGTCACTATCGGGTTCTTAATTTGAGTAATCCATTTAATGAAGCGAAGACTTCTTATTACCACTCCAGCTTAGGCGGATATCATGGGGCCAAAATGAGACGTTATCAGGATTTGATTACTTATTATTTACAATCAGAAATGAATCAAATGGTTGAAAAACTGCGAAGTGGAAATACTGATTTGAGCGAATTTGGTGTAATCAATATGTTAAATACCAAATACATCAAATTTGGAAATCAGGCAGGTCAGGTAATTCAAAATAACAATCACTTAGGCAATGCATGGTTTGTCAATGAAGTAGTGGCTGTAAATAATCCTGATGAAGAAATTGAAACTCTTTGGGTTATAAATCCTGAAGAAAAGGCGGTTATTAACCAAAATAGATTTGACATACCGAAATCTACTTCTAGTTCAGGAAGAATCAGTCTTGAAAGCTACAGTCCTAATGAGCTGGTATATTCTTCAAATAATAATGCTGCAGGACTAGCCGTATTTTCTGAAATATACTATCCAAAAGGATGGAAAGCCTATATAGATGGACAGGAAGCTCAAATTTTACAGGCAAATTATGTACTACGTGCGCTAGAGATTCCAGCCGGAACGCATCAAATTCGGTTCGAATTCAAGCCTGCTGCCTACTACACAGGTAATACTATCATGTGGGTAGGTTCAATTATTTTGATAATCGTACTTATTGGAGGAATTGCTTATTCATTTATTAAACCGAAAGAAGCTTGATATCAGTAATTGTTTGTACCTACAATAGACAGGAATACATAGGCGAATGCTTAAAGCACTTAGCAAAGCAATCAGCATCAGCCGAAAAGTATGAGGTTCTTATCATTGATAATAACAGCAGAGATCAAACAGCTGATATCAGTAAGGAATTCGTAGCCAATCATCCTGAATTGAATGTTCACTATCATTGTGAAATGAATCAGGGCCATACCTTTGCTAGAAATAGAGGTATAACTGAAGCCAAAGGCGAAATTCTTAGTTTTATTGACGATGATGCTTTTGTAGATTATCATTTTATAGAGGCTATTGACAATTACTTCAAGCAACATGCGGAAGTAAGTGCAATAGGCGGAAAAATACTACCTGTCTATGAAGGCAAGCATCCTAAGTGGATGTCAAAATATCTATTGACCCTGGTATCTGCATTGGATATGGGTGAGCAAGTGAGAAAATTCACTGGTGCCAAATTTCCCATCGGAGCCAATATGGCTTTTAGAGCAAAAGTTTTTGAAAAATATGGTAAATTTAATACCGATTTGGGAAGAAGAGGAAGCGAATTGGAAGGCGGAGATGAAAAAGAAGTATTCCTACGATTGAAGAGAGAAAAAGAAGAAATTCACTACGTACCGCAAGTAAAGGTAGATCATATTATACCTGAACGAAGATTAAGCATGGAATACATTAAAGGACTTGGCGTGGGAGTAGGTACCAGTGAAAAAAGAAGGGTTGTTAAATCGGGTTTAGCTGAAGTGATTAAAAAATTCATTAGCGAAACCATTAAAGTAGGCGGAACACTTGTTCTTTTTTTTCTATACAGCCTTCAGGGAAAATTTGCACAAGCCTGGATGTTATTAAAGTTTAGGTTTTGGGTACTAAAAGGTTATTTTCAGTAAAAAACTATGGTTAAACTTAGAGATTTCATTCTGGAGGTTGGAGGTATTTTTCTCTCCATCATCAAAATCATTTTTATGTCTCGGGTTCCATTCAATTCTAAATTGGAAAAGAAGCCTGGAAAATCCCTAGTCCTATTGGGTAATGGACCTTCTTTAAATGATACTCTTAAGCAAAAAGATTTTTTTGAGGACAAAGATTTACTTTGTGTGAATTACTTTTGTAGAACAGAAGAATTTCAAGAATTAAAACCCTCTTACTATGTTATCACTTCTTTAGAATATTTCTTTAATGAAGAAAAAGAACATTTTGCCATTGAAAGAAGACGAACCTTGGAGAGTATTGCGAAAAACACACATTGGCCGATGATTTTCTTTATTCCTGCCAAAGCAAAATCTCAGCAGGAATGGAAGTCCATATTTAAGGATAATAAGTATATCTCTATCTATTATTTCAATACTACGCCAATATCAGGACTATCCTTTTTTACTAATTTTTGCTTCTCAAATAATTTGGGAATGCCAAGGCCCCACAACGTACTCATTCCTGCCATGATGCTAGGAATTAGGATGAGGTATGAATATTTATATGTAGCAGGCGCAGACCATAGTTGGCTAAAAGAAATATATGTAGACAGCGATAATGAAGTACTGCTTAGCCAAAAGCATTTTTACGATAACCAAGCAAAAAAACAGGAGCATTACAGAGACATGTCCGTTGCACAGCCAATGTATCATGGCGGAAGTGCTGCAACTCGTAAACTACATGAAGTAATTGAAAAGTTCTATTATACTTTCCGTTCCTACTGGAAAATCAAAAGCTACGCTGAAGATAAATCCGTAAATATTTATAATATTACTCCTGAAAGCTATATTGATGCATTTGATCGCATCGATATCACCCAAAAAAAGCAGTCATGAGTCAACTACGAAAACATCTCAAATTCAGCTGGAAGAACAAATGGCGTGCAAAGCTCCAGAAAAGACGCTTAGGCTTTTTGGGAATTAAAGTCTTTATTGATAAAAATGTTGAATTTCAGCGTTACCCAAAAAACATAACTATTGATTCCTATGCTGTAGTAAAAGAAGGAGCAAGAATCTGCTCTTGTAATGAAATTGCTAAAATTACGATAGGTAAAAACACTACTGTAGGCTTTCATACCTTCATTTTTGCTTCAAATAAAATAGAGATTGGCAATGATTGTTTAATTGCACCTTTTGTGTATATCGTAGATAGTGATCATCAAGCCGAGAAAGGAGAATTAATTAATCGTCAACCGAATCAAACAGCTGCTGTCAAGATTGGGAATGATGTCTGGATAGGAACTGGAGCTAAGATTTTGAAGGGGACTGAAATTGAGGATGGAGCTGTAATAGCTGCCGGAGCAGTAGTATCAGGTCATGTAAAAAGTAATGAAATATATGGTGGCATCCCAGCCAAGAAAATAAGTGAAAGAAAATGAAAGTAGGAATCATCGTTATTTGCCGTTTCAATTCTTCGCGTTTGCCCGGAAAAATTTTAAGAGAGATAGAAGGAAAACCGCTTCTTGCCTATATTCTAGAAAGATTAAATCAATCAAAATATAATGAAAATATTGTTGTCGCAACTTCAAATCAATCAACAGATGATCCTATTGTAGATTACTGTAAGAATAACAAAATTACTTATTTTCGAGCTGATTTAAATAATGTGAGCAAAAGATTTGCGGATTGTATGTCACACTTTAATTTTGATTATGGAATACGGATTAATGGCGATAATATCTTTACTGATGCTAATCTTGTGGATCAGGCCATCGACATAATTCTATCTCAAAAGCTTGATTTTGTTTCTAATGTAAAAGGCAGAACCTACCCTACTGGAATGAGCGTTGAAGTAGTTAATGCTGATTTCTATAAGGAACAATTAATTCAATTTACAGAAGAACGCCATCGTGAGCATGTCACATTATACTTTTATGAAAATGAAAGGGCTGGAAAATTTCAGTTTCTCACAAATGAAGAAATGGAAGAAGCAAAGGGATTGAAGATGGCAGTGGATACAAAAGAGGATTTTAACTTTGCAAGTTCAATTATAAAAAAAATGGACAATCCCCATTATTTATATGATTGGAAATCAATCACAAAATTTTACCTGAATGAAAAATAATTGGAAAGGAAAAAATGGCCCTATGCTAATTGCTGAAATTGGCGGTAATCATGAAGGCGATTTCGAATATGCTAAAAAGTTAGCCCAGTTAGCAATCGAATCAGGGGCTGATTATGTAAAATTTCAAATTTATACTGGAGATGGGTTGGTGAGCAAAGTAGAGAGTCCTGTTCGAAACGAACATTTTAAGAAATTTGAATTGACCCAATCGCAGCATATAGAATTAGCACAAATGTGTAGAAATTCAGGTGTTGGTTATACCGCTTCTGTTTGGAACTTTGATGCACTCGAATGGATAAATCCATATATGGATTTTTTTAAAGTAGGTTCAGGTGATCTAACAGCATATCCTATGTTGAGAGAGTTAGCAAAATTTGAAAAACCAATTTTGATTTCAACTGGCTTAGCAAACGAAAATGAAGTAATAGAATCAGTTGAGTTTCTCCGATCACAAAATAGCTTTTATAAAAGCAAAGAAAACATTGCAGTATTACAATGTACATCTATGTACCCTATTAAGAGTTCGGATGCTAACCTTAGGGTTATGCATAGATTTAAGGAGATATTGAATTGTACTATAGGATATTCAGATCATACAGAAGGCAGTTATGCTATGGAAATTGCAGTAGCGATGGGTGCCGAAGTGCTAGAGTTTCATTTCACCGATGATAGAAAAGGTAAGACTTTCAGAGACCATAAAGTATCCTTAACAAAAAATGAAGTCCAGGAATTAATTGAAAAAATTAATACCATTGAAAATTTAAAAGGATCAGATCAAAAAGTCGTTTTACCAATTGAATTAGAAAACGGTCATGAATTATCTTTTAGAAGAGCAGTTTATCCCTCAAAAGAGATAAAAAAAGGAGAAAAATTAACTGAAGACAATTTAACAATATTACGCCCTTTGCATGGTATTGATGCTAGGGAATATGATCTCTTAATAGGAAGAAAGGTAAATCAAGATTTAGCTCCATTCCAAAAATTGAGTTGGAAATATATAGATTAAAAAATATGAAATGGATGAGAATGACCCCCATGTCGGAAAAAGGGGAACGAAATAAAGAACAATGGATTCGTACAGAAGATGAATCTGCAAAACAGTTTGATGTTGAAACCTACTTAGGTAAAAAGACAGACCTATTAGCTCTGAAAAAAAATATAGTTGAGAAACTGAAAAAAAATCAAGCTTATTATAAAGAAAGTCGAACAGAAATATATAAACCCGAAAACACAGAGCCTGTTTCCGCCTGTCCTGTTTGTGATGAATCCTCGAAAAACACAGAGACTAAAGTAAATATTTATGGAGCAAAATATGCAATGTGTAAGAGTTGCACCCACGTTTATGTATTAGAAAGACCTTCAAAAAGTGCTATTGAAGGTTTCTATCTAAATGACATTACATATGCAGCTACCTATACAGATAAAAAAGCTGCAGAATCAAGACTAAACGCCATTGCTGTTCCTTGGTTAAAGTGGACAATGGAGGTATTTGA is drawn from Marivirga arenosa and contains these coding sequences:
- a CDS encoding glycosyltransferase, with protein sequence MISVIVCTYNRQEYIGECLKHLAKQSASAEKYEVLIIDNNSRDQTADISKEFVANHPELNVHYHCEMNQGHTFARNRGITEAKGEILSFIDDDAFVDYHFIEAIDNYFKQHAEVSAIGGKILPVYEGKHPKWMSKYLLTLVSALDMGEQVRKFTGAKFPIGANMAFRAKVFEKYGKFNTDLGRRGSELEGGDEKEVFLRLKREKEEIHYVPQVKVDHIIPERRLSMEYIKGLGVGVGTSEKRRVVKSGLAEVIKKFISETIKVGGTLVLFFLYSLQGKFAQAWMLLKFRFWVLKGYFQ
- a CDS encoding acyltransferase, which gives rise to MSQLRKHLKFSWKNKWRAKLQKRRLGFLGIKVFIDKNVEFQRYPKNITIDSYAVVKEGARICSCNEIAKITIGKNTTVGFHTFIFASNKIEIGNDCLIAPFVYIVDSDHQAEKGELINRQPNQTAAVKIGNDVWIGTGAKILKGTEIEDGAVIAAGAVVSGHVKSNEIYGGIPAKKISERK
- a CDS encoding N-acetylneuraminate synthase family protein, translating into MKNNWKGKNGPMLIAEIGGNHEGDFEYAKKLAQLAIESGADYVKFQIYTGDGLVSKVESPVRNEHFKKFELTQSQHIELAQMCRNSGVGYTASVWNFDALEWINPYMDFFKVGSGDLTAYPMLRELAKFEKPILISTGLANENEVIESVEFLRSQNSFYKSKENIAVLQCTSMYPIKSSDANLRVMHRFKEILNCTIGYSDHTEGSYAMEIAVAMGAEVLEFHFTDDRKGKTFRDHKVSLTKNEVQELIEKINTIENLKGSDQKVVLPIELENGHELSFRRAVYPSKEIKKGEKLTEDNLTILRPLHGIDAREYDLLIGRKVNQDLAPFQKLSWKYID
- a CDS encoding YfhO family protein, producing MNIKNIAPHIIAVVVFITINLIMYWPIFMENKGLNQNDILQGAGANQEIVEYRDKTGEEALWTNGMFSGMPAYLINVHWSGELTYYIQKAVSLWLPSPASHTFVAMLSFYILLLVFRVNPYLAIGGGLVYGLNTFFLISVEAGHIWKVAAISWMPAVLGGIILAFRKNYLSAFVLTSVAMALELRSNHLQITYYLLLVVLIFGLFQLISAIRNKTLADFGKAIGVLVVAVLLAVSTNIGKIWTAYEYGQFSIRGPAELTSNTESSGGLDRDYAFAWSNGIWEPFTFLIPNFYGGASQEEVSMDSELANGLRARGAGSGQIKSYLKNIPTYWGDQPFTSGPYYMGAIVVFLFILGIIVGKSSYKWWLITASALGIVLSWGSNFEAFNYFMFDYFPGYNKFRSVSMTVAIPFLCMPLLGFLGIKELMEEKEFAARKKLISSIAIAAGLCVFMVLISFMIGFRGAVDAQLGGQEWLVELIREHRASMFRTDAFRSLFFIIVAGAILYFWKMGKIQQKVAIPVFLLVLLVDLIPVDKRYLNDKNFQRDVKGSFFQKTEADKKILQDDSHYRVLNLSNPFNEAKTSYYHSSLGGYHGAKMRRYQDLITYYLQSEMNQMVEKLRSGNTDLSEFGVINMLNTKYIKFGNQAGQVIQNNNHLGNAWFVNEVVAVNNPDEEIETLWVINPEEKAVINQNRFDIPKSTSSSGRISLESYSPNELVYSSNNNAAGLAVFSEIYYPKGWKAYIDGQEAQILQANYVLRALEIPAGTHQIRFEFKPAAYYTGNTIMWVGSIILIIVLIGGIAYSFIKPKEA
- a CDS encoding cytidylyltransferase domain-containing protein, which produces MKVGIIVICRFNSSRLPGKILREIEGKPLLAYILERLNQSKYNENIVVATSNQSTDDPIVDYCKNNKITYFRADLNNVSKRFADCMSHFNFDYGIRINGDNIFTDANLVDQAIDIILSQKLDFVSNVKGRTYPTGMSVEVVNADFYKEQLIQFTEERHREHVTLYFYENERAGKFQFLTNEEMEEAKGLKMAVDTKEDFNFASSIIKKMDNPHYLYDWKSITKFYLNEK
- the scpA gene encoding methylmalonyl-CoA mutase, which encodes MRPDFSKIQSKNITAEHKKAEGRTEWKTAENIVIPPVTDKSNIQEAEHLGFIAGKAPYLRGPYSTMYVKRPWTIRQYAGFSTAEESNAFYRRNLAAGQKGLSVAFDLATHRGYDSDHPRVEGDVGKAGVAIDSILDMKVLFDQIPLDKMSVSMTMNGAVIPVMAFYIVAAEEQGVKPEQLSGTIQNDILKEFMVRNTYIYPPKPSMRIISDIFEYTSRNMPKFNSISISGYHMHEAGATADLELAYTLADGLEYIRAGIKSGLKIDEFAPRLSFFWAIGMNHFMEIAKLRAGRLLWAKIVKQFNPQNPKSLALRTHSQTSGYSLTEQDPYNNVARTYIEAKAAALGHTQSLHTNALDEAIALPTDFSARIARNTQLFLQNETQITKTVDPWGGSYYVEYLTDQLVQKAWKLIEEVEEMGGMTKAIESGLPKMRIEEASAKKQAGIDSGREVIVGINRYQTDEESDIELREVDNTAVLKSQIKRLEKLKDERNEEDTKVALNNLAECAKSGKGNLLEFAVEAARKRATLGEISDAMEESFGRHKATIRSIQGVYSGEAGNSDEFKQAQKLANEFAELEGRRPRILIAKMGQDGHDRGAKVIATSFADLGFDVDIGPLFQTPEESAMQAAENDVHIVGASSLAAGHKMLIPKLINELKKIGREDIMVIAGGVIPPKDYDFLYEAGVSAVFGPGTNIAKAAIQILQKLMGVDEVENDN
- a CDS encoding PQQ-dependent sugar dehydrogenase, whose translation is MKLLKFIIPVIAASFLIACGGNSKENKAEESTSEEKVEAKPSTEMDSLLSTLNLPEGFEISVYAEVPNARSMALSESGTLYVGNRQEDKVYAVKDTDGDGTADKKYILAEGLNMPNGVALKDGDLYVAEVSRILKFADIENSLESPSYEVIYDEYPTDKHHGWKYIAFGPDGKLYVPVGAPCNICNNPDKPVYASITRMDPDGTNMEVYAHGVRNTVGFTWHPETQDLYFTDNGRDMLGDDIPPCELNVVTEKGQHFGYPFCHGGTIKDPEFGDMRSCDEFKKPYRNLGPHVAPLGLKFYTANQFPEKYHNQIFIAEHGSWNRSKKIGYRIQMVSNTDEGEPTYETFINGWLDHEKQEAWGRPVDVLLNDAGDMLISDDLKGVIYKVSYKG